The following proteins are co-located in the Palaemon carinicauda isolate YSFRI2023 chromosome 30, ASM3689809v2, whole genome shotgun sequence genome:
- the LOC137623448 gene encoding putative HTLV-1-related endogenous sequence, giving the protein MPNRSTTKRGLLPPAKVARQKEASFHQQKQHGRKRPASASERWHGTERPTPASGSGPAETGPPPPTEAARQKLARLHQRKRPGRNWPASTSGSGPAETGPPPPAEAARQKLARLHQRKRPGRNWPASTSGSGPAETGPPPPAEAARQKLARLHQRKRPGRNWPASTSGSGPAETGPPPPAEAARQKLARLHQRKWHSRNWPASTSGSGTAETGPPPPAKAAQQKLPRLHQRKRQGKNCLASTSESGTAKRDSLPPAIATRQKEARFHQRKRHGKKRPASTSGSGTAKRGPLPPAEAARQKEARFHQ; this is encoded by the coding sequence ATGCCAAATAGAAGCACGACAAAAAGAGGTCTGCTTCCACCAGCAAAAGTGGCACGGCAAAAAGAGGCCAGCTTCCACCAGCAAAAGCAGCACGGCAGAAAGAGGCCTGCTTCCGCCAGCGAAAGGTGGCACGGCACAGAGAGGCCGACTCCCGCCAGCGGAAGCGGCCCGGCAGAAACTGGCCCGCCTCCACCAACGGAAGCGGCCCGGCAGAAACTGGCCCGCCTCCACCAGCGGAAGCGGCCCGGCAGAAACTGGCCCGCCTCCACCAGCGGAAGCGGCCCGGCAGAAACTGGCCCGCCTCCACCAGCGGAAGCGGCCCGGCAGAAACTGGCCCGCCTCCACCAGCGGAAGCGGCCCGGCAGAAACTGGCCCGCCTCCACCAGCGGAAGCGGCCCGGCAGAAACTGGCCCGCCTCCACCAGCGGAAGCGGCCCGGCAGAAACTGGCCCGCCTCCACCAGCGGAAGCGGCCCGGCAGAAACTGGCCCGCCTCCACCAGCGGAAGCGGCCCGGCAGAAACTGGCCCGCCTCCACCAGCGGAAGCGGCCCGGCAGAAACTGGCCCGCCTCCACCAGCGTAAGTGGCACAGCAGAAACTGGCCCGCCTCCACCAGCGGAAGCGGCACGGCAGAAACTGGCCCGCCTCCACCAGCGAAAGCGGCACAGCAAAAACTGCCCCGCCTCCACCAGCGAAAGCGGCAAGGTAAAAACTGCCTTGCTTCCACCAGCGAAAGCGGCACGGCAAAAAGGGATTCGCTTCCACCAGCAATAGCGACACGGCAAaaagaggcccgcttccaccagcggaAGCGGCACGGCAAaaagaggcccgcttccaccagcggaAGCGGCACGGCAAaaagaggcccgcttccaccagcggaAGCGGCACGGCAAaaagaggcccgcttccaccagtgA